The Gossypium hirsutum isolate 1008001.06 chromosome D06, Gossypium_hirsutum_v2.1, whole genome shotgun sequence genome contains the following window.
AAGCATGCATAGAAATAAAAGGCTCAGTTGTTTTGTATACATACCCACATGGTCCATCCTTGGATTGAACCATACCACAGATATTGCTTTGTCTTTCATATGGCTTTGCCAGGGATATGTTCTTCAACATAAAAGCTGCTTCTCGATCCAAGTCATCCTTTGGATAAATCTGACCCTCAGCTAAGACACAATACTCCATTGGGACATAGTTCATCCGATTGTTCCTGCTCAAATCTAGGCAAGGAATGTCCAAATAtctaatattattgtcatattTCTCCCTGAAATAATCAACGAGTCTAACTCGCACTTGTGGATCATTTGCATCTGGAAATGAAACATTGCGAGTGTCATCTCGCGTCAACCCAACTATAACATACTTCTGTTTGGTACGTCGATGGGTTACATTAACCTTGAGGTTTTTCAAGGCTTGATCAACATGTCGTCTAAACCTCCGAAAACTATTCACATTAAAATCAGGAATGTGCTCAGCTAGAAAATCTAAAACTGGCATTTTCTTGCGAAATGCTAAAACTGAATAATCCAAGCAAAGTGCTAGACCCTGGTACGTGGGCTTGAGACTATATCGGATTCCTCTAGATGCTGTGATGCCATATCCAAGATCATCTTCTGGACAAGATTCATAAGGATGGAAGCTCCGGCCAACAGGAACCATATGCATTACCGGATTCTCCTTCATAACTACATCCATCCCCTGTAATATGTCACGAGGTATTGAATAGGCTTTCCTAGACAAGTAATCCCGCAACTTGCAAAGCTTGAGCTCATTCACAAGCTTTATAGAAAAGATGTATGTACGGGCCATCACGTCTTCCCCCTCGGACGATTCCACCTTGAATTCTCCTTCAGGTAATCGAACAGCACTAAATATATTCTTTTCACCATCATATGCGGTCATCAACAATGGCAATTGAGGATTATCAGTGAATAGTTTTTTCCGGATATTAGACAATAATGGCTTAGATATATAGGCAGGGCGACCATTCCTAGGAGACTCCAGTTGCCTGACATCAACATCATAATGCCTTATGATACTTTCCGGATTGAACTTCACCCGAAAATGATTAACATTAAGCCTGACAGTTGCAAGAGCAGTTCTTCCACCTTTATCCGGTCGCATAATTGGGTTATGTCTATTTTGATTCTCGGAAGATAATGATGTAGAAGCCAACTGCTCTGAAACATTCATCACAACAGAATCTGTAacgaaaaaaaaagggaaaattatcaAAAGCAAACTAACAACCCGTGCCTAAAGCCATACCAGATTTAACTTCATCATCAACACCAACTCATGCCTAAAGTCGTACCAAATTTAAGATCAAATGAAATGATTTATACCTGGGACAGACtgtggaggaggaggaggaggaggactaGGAGGCAATGCAGGTATGTTATCTTCAGGCTCCAGTGTTGGGGCAGCAACGGGCCTGAAAGGCCTCCTCCCTCGCCCACGACCAGTTCCGCCGCCTCTGCCGCTGGCTGATTCGGCCTCATAACTATAATTCGGTCTCTCCGGTTGAAGCCGAGGAACCCACCCTCCCCTTCTACCACGACCACCACCAGCCTGACCACCCCTCGCATCGCCGTCCTGATAAGGACCCACTTGAGAGTTAGTTGGGTTCCAGTTGGCCCCACTTTGCCCTTGGTCTATGGGCGCCTGATATGGAGGCTGATGATCAGCGCTGCCATCTCTACCtcttcctcttgctcttcctcttcCACCACCATAGTAACGACCTCTTCCGCCATATCCTCTTTCTCTATAGCCACCACCACCTCTCTCCATTGGACTCGGGAGCACAACTAGGGCAAAAATGGAACTCGGTCTGTACAGAACCAGTAAGCACCAACAGATtatacaaacaaacaaaaaagaaaattaaattcaaaGTTGACTGTAGTCTAGCTACGGAGGACACGGGAAATGGAGCCGGAATCGTGGGTTTATATAATAAATGGAGAGGGTCGGGTAATGAAATTACAGAAATAACCTTACGATGGATTACTGTTTGTAAGCGCGTTTTAGTGTTACAGataattgataatgataaatgatttgattagTAATAAAACATGGATGGAAGGAGCGAAAGCTAGGATAGGAATCTAAAGAAATTCCAGAAACCTCGATGGGTTCGAGGAAGCTGAGGGGGTTTGTCGCTGGGAGTGGCGGAGGATCTCATGCCGTATTACCTTGATAATCTACGATTAACTCTTCCAACTCCTTTTCATTTTCACTTGTATTGTTTGAATTGTTAGTAAAAGAAaatacattttattaaaaatattaaattaaaaagttgttaaattaatgaaaataaaattttattttcaaaatattagatATCGAGTTAATTTGTGTTAGACTATTATTATGAATATTATCATTTCAGAAATATCTAAATATATCatgtcgaaaccattcttttgaaaaataaaagttttaggttgtcgacttttaaaaaataaaaattgggagtcgccacaaatcttttaataaggtgtgattggatcacctaaaaaaacggctttggtctacgagttttagaaaaacggatctgggagtcgattacgtacgaagaaggattagtaccctcgtaatgcccaaaattggtacctagttaattaattagtattttaatgtcaaaaatttgaaaaatataatccttagcaaaaacttaaaaatgttacgtattaagacccttatcatttcagagaaagaaaatgccacacccaatgcgttagggcacgacattctaatttcctcaaaaatgaattaggtcaAAATACTCGTACAATAAAAACTTAAAAGattatccatttattcaagatttaagaaatcgcggcccaatacattagggcacaattccttcaaaatcccaaactcggaatatttcctttattattttttagaaaaaatcttcatttcaagaaatcaatgcgtcacatccaatacgttaggacacaacgtgttgaattcccaataatgagttcttatttttttgattaaagagaaatgctcgattgttagatttaacgaagaaaatcggaacccaatacgttagggctcaatttccttgaaaatcctaaatacaagcattctctcaattttgaaaaatttgaaatcgagtaaaaaaaatgatgtgatgctacattaaatatacaatgcaataataaatattacagagtcttagaaataatataaataaataaataaaatcaatatacataataaaaataatcacatacaaaatatcaaataaatgatcaaaataaaaaaaaacaattctttttaacatataaacaaaaacatgaattaataatcgaatgaagaaaataaacaaaatataaagaataaaaggcacataatatatgcattgaaattaaaagtcatatacataatttacatatgaaATCTTGGGCTATGAAACTTATACATACAtgatgcatttatgaaaataaaggaaaaaaatatataaattataaagtatataaaaaacatatatttgcatttttaaaaataaatatattcatatatatataaataaaaattagttaaaaatattaatatgtatacatacatatatatactaaaataaatatatacatatagataaaaaattacatataaataaaaataaaataaaaataattatattatactacaaaaataaatatgcatatgtgaaaaatatatatatacatatatttttaaaaaataattaaatatgaaaaagaataaaaaaactaattaataaaaaataaagaaaatgaaaaaaagactaatttgaactataaataaaaattctgaggcaaaactataaataaatggaaactgaaggaccaaattgaatgcgCATATTACATGGAGGGAccggaagggaaattttccctattTCCCTAAACGGCGTCGTCCAATCAGGATcgaactgaattttaaaatgaataaaagggtaaatttaaaaataaaaaacttaattgtaaagATATTAAAAGGAGGAGGGGCTAAAAGTGTAAATTTCCCCTTCGCATAAAATTGCGGGGATCCTAAGGTGGATCGGGTCGGATCCGGGTCGGGtactcaaaacgacgtcgttttaggcaTCTGGGGGGCTATCCAAAACGACACTGTTTTGGTACCCTATATAAGCCCTCCAatcttcaaaaaaattcatttttccctttcttaaaaataaaccctaaaaaaagCTCTCAACCTCTCCCCTCTCCTCCGGGCACCAGCCTAAGGCCTGGTCATCGGCCATCGCGCCGGCTGCCGATCTACGGCGCCGGCATCACCGTTTGCAGTGGCCGAAAAAGGGGAAAACTCTTTATTCGGTCCTTTCGGCCTCCCTTAACCCGAATCCGGGCTCAAATCCTCCAAAAATTGACGAAAAATACCCCAAAAGCCCTCGGAACCTTTCGACTTCCGATCGTCTATCCTTGGAGACGAACCTCGGCCGTTCCAACGGCAATTCAGAAGCAAACCAAAGTAAGTTCTTTACTCTTTGTTTTATTGTGTTTTagtaaagtaaaaataataataatagagaaATAATCgatgcaaaaaaaataaaatatcaaccTTTTTGAGTTTTGATTGATTCTCTGTTTGTGTTGTAAAATATCGtgcttttttattgattttgaatccGGCCTCATTACAGTATGTTAAAATCGCTTTTATAGCGATCGTCaatacaagaagaaaagaaagaaataaaaagagatCTTCCAATATCTGCTTGATTTGATTTCgattctttgattttctttcttttcttgtgttTGCAGGTGATTGCATGGAGATTCAGCTCTTGGTGATGGTTGCGGCGCGAAGATCTTGCTGttgctagggtttcagaaactgtTCTCGCCTATTTGGGCTAAACTATAATTGGGTTTTAGGTTTGGGTCACTTATTTTAGGCCTATTCTGTTGTAATTGGGTTTGTATTATTTGGGCCTTTTTACCCGGGCCAAAATCGGGTACTACAGCTGCCCCTTTTTGCTCGTTATCATGTAACAGAAACAGAGTAAAGACTTTAAGAATGCCCGATTTTGCCCGGTCACGCTGGATTTTAatactcttcttcttcaagtagcctcattctgACCttctgcatcttcagaggtataagcTTTggtgcttcaatccactccactgcaacttcaaggagataggacttACACACTGTAACTtttcaaaagaacaaaatttgctatcttagtctgctccactgcaacttcagggagataagactagatacgatctgctctctgcaacttcagagagataagatctaaggttttaatccgcctcactacaacttcagggacgtaggatttgccatcttcaatctgcctcgctgcaacttcaggaggataagacttgcttacttagtctgctccactgcaacttcagggagataagactaaaCGGGATTTGCTatctacaacttcagagagataagttCCAAAGTTGTAATccgctccgctgcaacttcagagagataggatttggtggcttaaatctgcttcccactatcttggaaagataagatttgccgtcttcgatctgctccactactgcttagggagataagatctacaatcttcaaccttctccgctgctgctcagggagacaaggcttggtggcttaaatctgcttcccactattttggaaagataagatttgccgtctttgatctgatccactactgcttagggagataggatctacAACCTCCTCCGCCgttgctcagggagacaaggctttgTAGCTTAAAtttgcttcccactatcttggaaagataagacttgtcgtctttgatctgctccactactgcttagggagataagatctacaatctttaacctactctgctgctgctcagggagacaaggcttggtggcttaaatctgcttcccactatcttggaaagataagatttgccgtcttcgatctgctccactactgcttagggagataagatctacaatcttcaaccttctccgctgctgctcagagAGACAAGGCTTGGTGTTTCACCGgtttgttctctggggaacatgacctgtataattcattttatgaacctaatcatgcctagtgattaggatgtcatgatcaaaatgagtcaaatgctcctaactaggtatgtatgaatgatgtttgcatgaatgcggGATGTCAGTTTTCAAGAATTATCATTTcttaaagtttattaaggtttttttGCTGATGCCTTTTGCTTGGCTAACATCTCCGAAGAAACACTTAACCAAATTGCCTCCCATTGTGCACTTCAAAGCTCAACCCTCTAGGACGTAGAATTCGCACCATATTCCTTCCATCTAAGAGTAGGGAAATTTTTGACTCTTCTTGATCCTCTCCTACAGATTATGAGATTCGTTTACACCACTCCCAGGGTGTCCTACCAAATGCTCATGCCCAAATGGGGAGCTTCCTTTCCATAGGGGACTCTTTCTACCCCATCAAAACTTTTTGTCGTCTTATTCGATATTTAGACAACCAAATCTGAAAAAAcggtcttaatttagactttttctTTCTTAGCCTCTTGAACTTTtgaacttggtgcgttctaaacaatagtcctgtttcaggttactaaattatttagaaattcccatagtaatatacaaaacttcttttgtgaaagtttattagtccatcaatcattattctaatgcaacatgcttgcgtAAAGAAAAAATACTGAGTAAGAGATTAATTCAGTTCATAACTCGAATAATAAAAAGGAATTTATTGATAGTAAgtgtcttgaaaagaaaaagtattcaagAACAACAAAAAAATGAAGTATTTACAAGAATCAACAAACTTGgtaaaaccgagtcataaaaataattgatttccatattctatgcttattatgtgtgtacatgagtatgtggaagtttcattctccaattttgccaattgcatgagaaattattaaatagggattgatatgagacatggtgaaaatatgataggctaatttaaaatggtctattaatgcatgttgtgaaaatgatgggtttgcatgtcaaattacccaaaatttgagctagtggttggccatgctatgggtggaaacatgttgggaacatgttggcctagtgaggtatgtaggaaaaaataaaataaggggcatgggcataaaataatgaaaaggagtatgatgaatacaaaaaaaaatgtgtgtagttgtttcccccccattgccgtgagctaaagaaaagaaaggagaaaatttttgttcatcctttctcatcttcatttagccgaaactagaaagaaaaaaacaaagaaaaaaaaatgctcatcctttggttcatccttggccaaaaattttaaggaggaaggaagaagaaaggttgaagaggttcggccatgcatgtagctaggctaaggtatgtttgatgatgttccatgagatgcatgcatgttttagttgttagcttgagttctacctagcccatggtctaaatcttgctatgtgatggaaatgacactcggccatggatgcatcattcttggttgatgtttgatgttgtggtgatgaggcatgaggatgagttaagattcggcctaggtggagtttgtgttaatgccattgcatgctaaatatgaagcttgttaatgatgcatgtgatggtggcttgatgattcttgaacctcctttttagcatttttgagtgagcacatatgtgcattggttgctaaatggagaagaatcggctagcaagttgtgtgctaaggccgaatataacttttgcatgttaatgagcaatgcatgtgttaaattgatggaaagggagaggatgctttactagtgtgtatatgtgtgtattagccaagttttgaacttgaaacaaaagggtgtttagtcaatacaagtgaccatacttgtagaatgtattaagtgttgaaatcggccccaatctgacaacacccgaggtaagttcttgagtaagagagcttaaattatgatgtgattagatcatgttttaagcaaattaaaatcatgctctttgtgtggctattgagccgaatttgcaagaatgataaacgtcttgtgtttgagttttgctaacgaaaatgaaatacgaatgggccatgatttattgttaaatgtgcatggttatttgaatgatgtccgggctaagtcccgaaggcttgtgctaagtgacaatatccggactaagatccgaaggcatttgtgcgatatactaattccgggctaagcccgaaggcatttgtgcgagaactaattccgggctaagcccgaaggcatttgtgcgagttactaaatccgggttaagtcccgaaggcatttgtgcgaattactataaccgggctatgtcccgaaggcatttgaacgaggagctatatccggttaaattccgaaggtacgtgatttgggaatgaatgaacttgctgtaaaattccagttaatactctcgaaacatcccaacattgaggtatgtttcgtatgtgcttgaatttagttgagcccttacaaataagtattcgctcagttgataaatgagc
Protein-coding sequences here:
- the LOC107901899 gene encoding protein argonaute 2, yielding MERGGGGYRERGYGGRGRYYGGGRGRARGRGRDGSADHQPPYQAPIDQGQSGANWNPTNSQVGPYQDGDARGGQAGGGRGRRGGWVPRLQPERPNYSYEAESASGRGGGTGRGRGRRPFRPVAAPTLEPEDNIPALPPSPPPPPPPQSVPDSVVMNVSEQLASTSLSSENQNRHNPIMRPDKGGRTALATVRLNVNHFRVKFNPESIIRHYDVDVRQLESPRNGRPAYISKPLLSNIRKKLFTDNPQLPLLMTAYDGEKNIFSAVRLPEGEFKVESSEGEDVMARTYIFSIKLVNELKLCKLRDYLSRKAYSIPRDILQGMDVVMKENPVMHMVPVGRSFHPYESCPEDDLGYGITASRGIRYSLKPTYQGLALCLDYSVLAFRKKMPVLDFLAEHIPDFNVNSFRRFRRHVDQALKNLKVNVTHRRTKQKYVIVGLTRDDTRNVSFPDANDPQVRVRLVDYFREKYDNNIRYLDIPCLDLSRNNRMNYVPMEYCVLAEGQIYPKDDLDREAAFMLKNISLAKPYERQSNICGMVQSKDGPCGGNIIQNFGIEVDTRMTPVEGRVIGPPVLKLAAPTGKLLKITVDRNTCQWNLVGKAVVVGKAIQCWAVIDFTQADRLKLNCGSFIPKLRNRCRNLGMTMEDPILYELAQMQIFSDGNGLLQLLENVTRRVHKFGRGNLQFLLCVMSRKDDGYKCLKWISETKIGVVTQCCLSNHANKGQDQYLANLALKINAKLGGSNVELNDRLPHFRGEGHVMFIGADVNHPGSHNNTSPSIAAVVATMNWPEANRYAARVRPQIHRKEQILEFGEMCLELVESYARLNNVKPEKIVLFRDGVSEGQFDMVLNEELMDLKSAFQRINYFPTITLIVAQKRHQTRFFPEGKGDGGPTGNISPGTVVDTKIVHPFEFDFYLCSHHGSLGTSKPTHYHILWDEHGFSSDQLQKLIYNMCFTFARCTKPVSLVPPVYYADLVAYRGWLYYQAMIGRQSPISTSSLSSSMTSSSSMSSAASFHDWFKLHANLENMMFFV